In Candidatus Acidulodesulfobacterium acidiphilum, a single genomic region encodes these proteins:
- a CDS encoding site-specific integrase, which yields MSIVKNGKYYFYDFVYEGKRYRKSCRTTDKKLAEQIEISVKNDIIKREHSLPTNQNKNLLFETAWENYLKNNGNSEKAIERKIIAAKHFLPSFKNKILTTIMPLDIKNYQIERKLELISLEKNKNKKESEINFRSANYEIIIISNFFNFCIERGYAEKNPAAKIKKLNELKRLKTLSDGDIKKLINGATNKLTRDIITFLIYTGCRKGETLNLKWDDVDLQNDIIAIKGTKTKYDRYIPASKPLKELLSNIDKKSEHVFCDKTGKKITDFKKSFHTACRNAGLKDLRIHDLRHVFASKMVMNGTSLYITGELLGHRTTQMTKRYSHLVPSTLKKAVNDVWRK from the coding sequence ATGTCAATCGTAAAAAACGGCAAATATTACTTTTATGACTTCGTTTACGAAGGAAAAAGATACCGGAAAAGTTGTCGAACAACCGATAAAAAACTTGCCGAACAGATTGAAATATCAGTTAAAAACGACATAATTAAAAGAGAGCATAGCCTTCCTACGAACCAAAATAAAAATCTTTTATTTGAAACTGCTTGGGAAAATTATTTGAAAAATAACGGGAATTCCGAAAAAGCCATAGAGCGTAAAATTATTGCCGCAAAACATTTTCTTCCATCTTTTAAAAACAAAATATTAACCACAATAATGCCGCTTGACATTAAAAATTATCAAATTGAAAGAAAATTAGAACTGATATCTTTAGAAAAAAATAAAAACAAAAAAGAATCTGAGATAAATTTTAGGTCGGCTAATTATGAAATTATAATAATTTCTAACTTCTTTAATTTTTGTATAGAAAGAGGATATGCCGAGAAAAATCCCGCGGCTAAAATAAAAAAACTTAATGAACTTAAAAGGCTTAAGACTTTATCCGACGGTGACATAAAGAAGTTAATAAACGGTGCTACAAATAAACTTACGAGAGACATCATTACATTTTTAATTTATACGGGTTGCAGGAAGGGCGAGACATTGAATTTAAAGTGGGATGATGTGGATTTACAGAACGATATCATCGCTATTAAAGGTACAAAAACAAAGTACGACAGATATATTCCAGCGTCTAAACCGTTAAAAGAACTATTAAGCAATATAGACAAAAAATCGGAACACGTTTTTTGCGATAAAACAGGTAAAAAAATAACCGATTTTAAAAAGTCTTTTCATACAGCCTGTCGTAATGCCGGATTAAAAGACTTACGCATCCACGACTTGCGCCACGTCTTTGCAAGTAAAATGGTTATGAACGGCACGTCACTTTATATTACAGGGGAACTGTTGGGTCACCGGACGACTCAGATGACAAAAAGGTATAGCCATTTAGTGCCAAGTACGCTGAAAAAAGCGGTTAATGACGTATGGCGGAAGTAG
- a CDS encoding DoxX family membrane protein, with amino-acid sequence MAAKNSNIWNAFLRIYIGLFFLYAVHFKVNPEFFSNFHVKLAYFANHDPLWFYGIFLSRVAVPNAFLFAILIIMGELFAGIFLTAGFLTRFAALIAIFLNLNYLLAMYWISPSELGINLTFIVCELIIIFTDSGKTLGIDALF; translated from the coding sequence ATGGCGGCAAAAAATTCAAATATTTGGAATGCTTTTTTAAGAATATACATAGGACTGTTTTTTCTTTATGCGGTGCACTTTAAGGTAAATCCTGAATTTTTCTCAAATTTTCATGTTAAATTAGCATATTTTGCAAATCACGACCCTTTATGGTTTTACGGCATATTTTTAAGCAGGGTCGCCGTTCCAAATGCATTCTTATTCGCTATTTTAATAATTATGGGCGAATTATTCGCAGGCATTTTTTTAACGGCGGGCTTTCTTACAAGATTTGCCGCTCTTATAGCAATATTTCTGAATTTAAACTATCTGCTTGCAATGTACTGGATCAGCCCCTCGGAATTAGGCATAAATCTGACGTTTATAGTATGCGAATTAATTATTATATTTACGGATTCGGGAAAAACGCTCGGTATCGACGCTTTGTTTTAA
- a CDS encoding ATP-dependent DNA ligase: MIFVVHEHHASHLHWDLRIEENGMLTSFALPKEPPLESGKKNLSIKVEDHPLAYANFEGTIPEGHYGAGKVKIWDKGEYTLVKKDKKKYVLDFNGHKLKGEYTLLKFDKAGADNWLFFKNH; this comes from the coding sequence ATGATTTTTGTAGTTCACGAACATCATGCAAGCCATCTTCACTGGGATTTAAGGATAGAAGAAAACGGTATGCTGACTTCTTTTGCTTTGCCTAAAGAACCGCCGTTAGAATCCGGCAAAAAAAATCTATCTATAAAAGTAGAAGATCATCCTCTTGCTTATGCAAATTTTGAAGGCACTATACCGGAAGGTCATTACGGAGCCGGCAAGGTAAAGATTTGGGACAAGGGCGAATATACTCTTGTTAAGAAAGATAAAAAGAAATATGTTCTGGATTTTAACGGACATAAACTTAAAGGGGAATACACGCTCTTAAAATTCGACAAAGCCGGTGCAGACAACTGGTTGTTTTTTAAAAATCACTAA
- the tal gene encoding transaldolase, translating to MNVDLVVSKNDNFKKMLSYGQSPWLDNISRCMIDSGDLEKLVKNGVITGITSNPSIFEKSINSGKCGYPEKIKKLAADKLTPFEIYDTITREDIKSAAQILKPVYEKSGGKDGFVSIEVSPDIATDAKTSTEETLRIFSLINEKNILIKIPATKEGLEIIPALIAKGININVTLMFSLKHYIDVANAYIKGLKTAYANGYNLSGIHSVASIFISRVDTMVDKTINDLINVEAASNTAKKEKLAGLIGKAGVANSKIIFNKFNEIFNGGDFSALKSKGANPQRLLFASTSTKNPSYYDLKYVEPFIGKDTVNTLPDETIEHIADHGNIMPDTASLEFDESLKIVNELMELGIDLNKVGDKLQNDGVKSFEDAYEKLLQSIKNTAGI from the coding sequence ATGAATGTAGATTTAGTCGTTTCTAAGAACGATAATTTTAAAAAAATGCTGTCATACGGACAAAGTCCATGGCTAGATAATATTTCAAGATGCATGATAGATTCGGGCGACCTTGAAAAATTAGTTAAAAACGGCGTTATTACAGGCATAACGTCAAATCCTTCCATATTTGAAAAATCGATTAATTCGGGAAAATGCGGCTATCCCGAAAAGATTAAAAAACTTGCGGCGGATAAATTAACTCCGTTTGAAATATACGATACCATAACAAGGGAAGATATAAAATCTGCGGCTCAAATACTTAAACCGGTTTACGAAAAATCCGGCGGCAAGGACGGATTCGTGAGCATAGAAGTTTCTCCGGATATAGCAACCGACGCCAAGACTTCGACGGAAGAAACTCTTAGGATTTTTTCGCTTATAAACGAAAAAAACATTCTTATTAAAATACCGGCTACTAAAGAAGGATTGGAAATTATACCCGCTCTTATAGCTAAGGGAATCAATATTAACGTTACTTTGATGTTTTCTTTAAAACATTATATAGACGTAGCCAATGCTTATATAAAAGGATTAAAAACGGCTTATGCCAACGGCTATAATTTATCCGGCATACATTCGGTCGCAAGCATTTTTATCAGCAGGGTAGATACTATGGTCGATAAAACGATTAACGATTTAATTAACGTCGAAGCGGCAAGCAATACCGCAAAAAAAGAGAAACTTGCCGGTTTAATCGGAAAAGCCGGAGTTGCAAATTCTAAAATAATTTTTAATAAATTTAACGAAATTTTTAACGGCGGCGATTTTTCGGCATTAAAATCTAAGGGCGCAAATCCTCAAAGACTCTTGTTTGCAAGTACCAGCACAAAAAACCCGTCATATTACGATTTGAAATACGTCGAGCCGTTCATAGGCAAAGATACCGTAAACACTTTGCCGGACGAAACTATAGAGCATATTGCCGACCACGGTAATATAATGCCGGATACGGCTTCATTAGAGTTTGACGAATCGTTGAAAATAGTTAACGAACTTATGGAATTAGGAATTGATTTAAATAAGGTCGGAGATAAACTTCAAAACGACGGAGTAAAATCTTTTGAAGATGCTTACGAAAAACTTTTGCAATCGATAAAAAACACTGCGGGGATTTAA